The following are encoded together in the Flavihumibacter fluvii genome:
- a CDS encoding MGH1-like glycoside hydrolase domain-containing protein, whose product MDSRRKFLRNAALIAGSAAIPNSALQAREKSPEKNFIDGDENSPYKNTYIKNIFVTENEFRGARPVLVPAPTFKQAREILPSPIWKGNQQAIDMYWRAWEIAIGNIKDPAPQSGFTCSYIDTAYNGNIFMWDSTFITLFARYGTRAYPFQQTLNNFYAKQHPDGFISREMWGKTGGDCFHRYDPTSTGPNLIPWSELAYYQQFGDLGRIHKIFPVLCAYYQWLRLNRTWQDGSYWSSGWGTGMDNQPRVQKQYNPIYSNGFMTWLDTCLQQLYIGKILVDFGFYTERWQEIEDIEEETKFLKKYIKEKLWDPKTAFFYDRYADGSLGTLKSIGAYWALWTDILDQEELKRFVAHLSDTKTFARKHPVASIPADHEKYQADGRYWQGGVWAPTNYMIIAGLKNKGFHELAFDIARKHHQQVMEVFKNTGTFFEYYAPESTEPGFLARKEFIGWTGLVPISVMFESIFGITSNLQDQTINWDVRLLEEHGIERYPIGKDGLLSFRCGTRNNIKQKPDLVVESNVPMKLKLTWGGGSNIFEIKPGTNKF is encoded by the coding sequence ATGGATTCGCGCCGTAAATTTTTGCGTAATGCTGCCTTGATCGCCGGCTCTGCTGCCATACCTAATTCGGCTTTGCAGGCTCGTGAGAAATCACCCGAAAAAAATTTTATTGATGGTGATGAAAATTCACCTTACAAGAATACTTACATCAAAAATATTTTTGTAACCGAAAATGAATTCAGGGGAGCCAGGCCTGTACTTGTGCCTGCTCCTACATTTAAACAGGCGCGGGAGATCCTGCCTTCCCCTATCTGGAAAGGCAACCAGCAGGCCATTGACATGTATTGGCGTGCCTGGGAGATAGCTATTGGTAACATCAAAGACCCGGCACCACAATCGGGATTTACCTGTTCTTACATTGACACGGCGTACAATGGCAATATTTTTATGTGGGACTCGACCTTTATCACACTTTTCGCCCGCTATGGTACTCGCGCTTATCCTTTTCAGCAGACTCTGAATAATTTCTATGCAAAACAACATCCCGATGGTTTTATCTCGCGTGAAATGTGGGGCAAGACGGGGGGCGATTGTTTCCACCGCTATGATCCTACCAGTACAGGCCCTAACCTGATCCCCTGGAGTGAGCTGGCCTATTACCAGCAGTTTGGCGACCTTGGCAGGATCCATAAAATTTTCCCGGTGCTATGCGCTTACTACCAGTGGCTGCGGCTGAACCGTACCTGGCAGGATGGTTCCTATTGGTCCAGCGGCTGGGGAACCGGCATGGATAATCAACCCCGGGTTCAGAAGCAATACAATCCCATTTATTCGAATGGGTTTATGACCTGGCTGGATACCTGCCTGCAACAATTATATATCGGAAAGATCCTTGTAGATTTTGGGTTCTATACTGAACGCTGGCAGGAAATTGAAGACATTGAAGAGGAAACCAAATTCCTCAAAAAATATATCAAGGAAAAACTCTGGGATCCAAAAACGGCGTTCTTTTATGACCGTTATGCCGATGGTTCCCTGGGCACACTGAAAAGCATTGGTGCATACTGGGCGCTTTGGACCGATATACTCGATCAGGAAGAACTGAAACGATTTGTTGCGCACCTGAGCGATACCAAAACATTTGCCCGTAAACACCCTGTTGCATCTATCCCTGCCGATCATGAAAAATACCAGGCCGATGGCCGATACTGGCAAGGTGGTGTTTGGGCACCGACGAATTACATGATCATTGCCGGATTGAAAAACAAAGGTTTTCATGAACTCGCTTTTGACATTGCCAGGAAACACCACCAGCAGGTGATGGAAGTATTTAAGAATACCGGCACCTTCTTTGAATATTATGCGCCCGAAAGCACTGAGCCGGGTTTCCTGGCCCGCAAGGAATTTATCGGGTGGACCGGCCTTGTTCCCATTTCAGTGATGTTTGAAAGCATTTTTGGTATTACTTCCAACCTGCAGGATCAAACCATTAACTGGGATGTACGCCTGCTGGAAGAACATGGGATCGAACGTTACCCGATTGGAAAAGACGGACTACTGTCTTTCCGTTGCGGAACAAGAAATAACATAAAGCAAAAACCAGATTTAGTGGTAGAATCGAATGTCCCGATGAAACTGAAACTTACCTGGGGTGGCGGATCAAATATATTTGAGATCAAGCCCGGTACTAATAAGTTCTAA
- a CDS encoding VCBS repeat-containing protein — MRSTVSFSLFVMFSFLFSGCSQHVQNPVLLELIPPEKTGIFFSNEIHEDENLNILTFEYFYNGSGVGIGDFNNDGLPDLFFSSNMGKSRLYLNKGGLSFRDITDSSGINTLGKWASGVSVVDINQDGFDDIYVSFGGPYPAEKRANAFYVNNRNNTFTDRAQEYGLADTGHSVQAVFFDYDKDADLDMYLLTNITDETGPNIIRPKRNNSEMANTDRLYRNDSGRFTNVSKDAGITKEGYGLGVAVTDINEDGWPDIFVSNDYLSNDLLYINNRNGTFTDQASTAFRHTSYSAMGNDVADINNDGKPDIIEVDMLPPDNYRKKMMLGATNNERFRSEIQYGYAPQYMRNTLQLNRGLGPDGTPTFSEIAQLSGVAATDWSWSPLFADLDNDGWRDLVITNGYPRDITNRDFINYRAQDLMQAHQGESLPQKRFSALQQLDGALLHNFVYQYQKDLHFKDVSAAWGFTQNAYSNGAAYADLDNDGDLDLVMVNTGQPAFIYRNNADTLVHHHFLNISLQGPGGNIDGYGAKISLYADSLALFHEHYPVRGYQSTVEKSIHFGLGEKSRINSLVITWPDGKMQSLKNIQADQPLLLNYANSGMPGKQVRVESGIVFNTANHTYGINFQHKETPYTDFNIQPLLPHKFSQSGAGIAVGDINGDGLEDFFAGGAYNQSGQVFMQQANGGFKAKALVEGKKPEEDMGVLLFDADNDKDLDLYIVSGGNEYAAGSKYYQDRLYKNDGLGVFTLDPTALPVETASGSCVVATDFDGDGDLDLFVGGQITPQHYPESGRSFLLENKGGRFIEVTDKRAPGLKNTGMVNAAIWSDFNNDTKPDLVIAGEWMPITVFMNNGNQLINVTKELGLEKTIGWWNSIQGGDFNGDGQTDFIVGNLGTNSRYTTSDLSPLQIYLHDFSNTGHREAIITYTENGVSYPIHPRDDLMQQLPGLRKKFPLYADYAKAGIKDLFSPELLQQAVTIRANTFQTVQLQNNGNKPWFIKALCVEAQFAPVFGIMANDYDGDGVEDVLLSGNFYGAEVINGQYDAFKGLFLKGIGNGDFKVTENGFRVEGDGKGLAEILTKKNNPLVLAALNNDSMVVLEHKAGNVHQILKAGADDAYAIIRMKNGRSYRKELYYGSGYLSAPGRYLYIPKNAAQVEVYTYNGVKRKLVF, encoded by the coding sequence ATGCGCAGCACTGTCTCGTTTTCCCTGTTCGTTATGTTCTCATTTTTATTTTCGGGATGTTCACAGCATGTTCAAAACCCAGTACTGCTTGAACTCATTCCCCCCGAAAAAACCGGTATCTTTTTTTCAAATGAGATCCATGAAGATGAAAACCTCAATATCTTAACCTTCGAGTACTTTTATAATGGTTCCGGCGTGGGCATCGGTGATTTTAATAATGATGGATTGCCTGATCTCTTCTTTAGTTCCAACATGGGGAAAAGCAGGCTGTACCTGAACAAAGGAGGCCTCAGCTTCCGTGATATCACCGATTCTTCCGGCATAAATACCCTGGGGAAATGGGCATCGGGGGTTTCCGTGGTGGATATTAACCAGGATGGGTTTGATGATATTTATGTCTCTTTCGGTGGTCCATATCCTGCTGAAAAAAGGGCGAATGCTTTTTACGTTAATAATCGTAATAATACATTTACAGACAGGGCGCAGGAATATGGACTGGCGGATACCGGCCATAGTGTGCAGGCAGTTTTTTTCGATTATGACAAGGATGCTGACCTGGATATGTACCTGCTGACCAATATCACAGATGAGACCGGCCCGAATATAATCCGCCCCAAACGTAATAATAGTGAAATGGCTAATACCGACCGTTTATACCGGAACGATAGCGGCAGGTTCACTAATGTTTCAAAGGATGCTGGTATCACCAAAGAAGGGTATGGCCTGGGGGTTGCTGTAACTGATATCAATGAGGATGGGTGGCCTGATATTTTTGTGTCGAATGATTACTTGTCCAATGACCTGCTTTATATCAATAACCGGAACGGCACTTTTACAGACCAGGCATCAACTGCGTTCAGGCATACCAGCTATTCTGCCATGGGAAATGATGTTGCTGATATTAACAATGACGGGAAGCCTGATATCATAGAAGTGGATATGCTGCCTCCGGATAATTACCGGAAAAAGATGATGCTGGGGGCTACGAACAATGAGCGCTTTCGTTCTGAGATCCAGTATGGCTATGCCCCGCAGTATATGCGGAATACCCTGCAACTCAACAGGGGATTGGGACCGGACGGAACCCCAACCTTCAGTGAGATTGCGCAGTTGTCTGGCGTAGCGGCCACAGATTGGAGCTGGAGCCCCTTGTTTGCTGACCTGGATAATGACGGATGGCGTGATCTGGTGATCACCAATGGTTATCCCCGTGATATTACGAATCGTGATTTCATCAATTACAGGGCCCAGGACCTGATGCAGGCCCACCAGGGGGAAAGCCTCCCCCAAAAAAGGTTTTCAGCCCTGCAGCAACTTGATGGTGCCTTACTGCATAATTTTGTCTATCAATACCAGAAAGACCTCCATTTTAAAGATGTTTCTGCAGCATGGGGCTTCACACAAAATGCGTATTCTAACGGAGCTGCTTATGCGGACCTGGATAATGATGGCGACCTGGACCTGGTGATGGTGAATACCGGCCAGCCTGCATTTATTTACAGGAATAATGCAGACACCCTGGTCCATCACCATTTCCTGAATATTTCCCTGCAAGGTCCAGGTGGAAACATTGATGGCTATGGGGCAAAGATCAGCTTGTATGCAGACAGCCTTGCACTTTTTCATGAGCATTACCCTGTGCGGGGTTACCAGTCTACCGTAGAAAAAAGCATCCATTTTGGATTAGGGGAAAAAAGCAGGATTAATTCATTGGTGATCACCTGGCCAGATGGTAAAATGCAAAGCCTCAAAAATATCCAGGCTGACCAGCCTTTGCTGCTGAATTATGCAAATAGCGGAATGCCAGGCAAACAAGTCCGGGTGGAATCTGGCATAGTATTCAATACCGCTAATCATACATATGGAATTAATTTCCAGCACAAGGAAACGCCCTATACCGATTTCAATATCCAGCCATTATTGCCACATAAGTTTTCACAAAGTGGTGCCGGAATTGCAGTTGGCGATATTAATGGTGACGGCCTCGAAGATTTTTTCGCAGGTGGGGCCTATAATCAATCGGGCCAGGTATTCATGCAACAAGCTAATGGCGGTTTTAAGGCCAAAGCGCTGGTCGAAGGAAAGAAGCCCGAAGAAGACATGGGGGTATTGTTGTTTGATGCGGATAATGACAAGGACCTGGATCTTTATATCGTTAGTGGTGGAAACGAATATGCGGCAGGCTCAAAGTATTACCAGGACCGGTTATACAAGAATGATGGCCTTGGTGTTTTTACATTGGATCCCACTGCACTGCCTGTAGAAACTGCCAGTGGTTCCTGTGTTGTAGCCACAGATTTTGATGGCGATGGTGACCTGGATCTTTTTGTAGGTGGGCAGATCACTCCCCAGCATTATCCTGAAAGTGGCAGAAGTTTCCTGCTTGAAAATAAGGGTGGCCGGTTTATTGAGGTAACCGATAAAAGGGCGCCGGGATTAAAGAATACAGGTATGGTAAATGCTGCTATTTGGTCTGATTTCAATAATGATACAAAACCCGACCTGGTCATTGCCGGAGAATGGATGCCCATCACCGTGTTTATGAATAATGGCAATCAGTTAATAAATGTCACCAAAGAGCTAGGGCTTGAGAAAACCATTGGTTGGTGGAACAGTATCCAGGGGGGAGATTTTAATGGTGATGGCCAAACTGATTTTATTGTCGGCAACCTTGGTACCAATAGCAGATACACTACTTCTGATCTTAGTCCCCTGCAGATTTACCTGCATGATTTCAGTAATACAGGACACCGGGAGGCGATCATCACGTATACTGAAAACGGGGTCAGTTATCCCATCCATCCAAGGGATGATCTTATGCAGCAGTTACCCGGATTAAGAAAGAAGTTCCCCTTATACGCCGATTATGCGAAAGCTGGAATAAAGGATTTGTTTTCTCCGGAATTATTACAACAAGCCGTTACCATCAGGGCTAATACATTCCAGACGGTACAGCTGCAGAATAATGGCAATAAGCCCTGGTTCATCAAGGCATTGTGTGTTGAAGCACAATTCGCGCCGGTATTTGGTATAATGGCCAATGATTATGATGGCGATGGGGTAGAAGATGTTTTATTGTCTGGTAATTTCTATGGTGCTGAGGTCATCAATGGACAATACGATGCGTTTAAAGGTCTTTTCCTGAAAGGAATCGGCAATGGTGATTTTAAGGTAACCGAAAACGGTTTTCGGGTGGAAGGGGATGGAAAGGGGCTTGCAGAGATTTTAACAAAGAAAAATAACCCATTGGTGCTGGCCGCATTAAATAATGATTCAATGGTTGTCCTCGAACATAAGGCAGGTAATGTTCATCAAATCCTGAAAGCCGGAGCTGATGATGCCTACGCGATTATCAGGATGAAAAACGGCAGGTCATATAGGAAGGAATTGTATTATGGATCAGGGTACTTATCTGCCCCGGGAAGATACCTGTATATTCCAAAAAATGCGGCACAGGTGGAAGTATATACCTATAATGGGGTAAAGCGAAAGTTAGTGTTTTGA